A genomic region of Pongo pygmaeus isolate AG05252 chromosome 7, NHGRI_mPonPyg2-v2.0_pri, whole genome shotgun sequence contains the following coding sequences:
- the LOC129043030 gene encoding uncharacterized protein LOC129043030: MWKQRRHCQRTPRMTERSSSADAEAASGEKATSKNKQRYLWWFCKKEKEDMLVEELRQDWLVCYNIKESWKMSGVQGLKPLVAFGTPSSVLKGGRLPCCTTNLSPGHKTPCGLDGIQGSGHKIPHGLWNVHRLVSCPPRLVNMFSIIPSSRAYSACIKENAKLSQLCLMHCYLSTPKSSHPHLFTPTSTHPHHLLLCLIINK; the protein is encoded by the exons ATGTGGAAGCAGAGGAGGCATTGTCAGAGGACACCGAGGATGACTGAAAGAAGCTCG TCTGCAGATGCGGAAGCTGCCTCTGGAGAGAAAGCCACCTCCAAGAACAAGCAAAGATACCTGTGGTGGttttgcaaaaaagaaaaggaagacatgTTGGTAGAAGAGCTGAGGCAGGACTGGCTTGTCTGTTATAATATAAAAGAGTCTTGGAAGATGTCCggggtccagggtctaaaacccctcgtggcctttggaacaccaagctctgtgctaaaGGGTGGAAGGCTGCCCTGCTGCACCACaaatctaagcccagggcataaaaccccttgTGGCTTGGATGGAATCCAGGGCTCAGGGCATAAAATCCCTCACGGCCTCTGGAATGTGCACAGACTTGTTAGTTGCCCTCCCAGGCTCGTAAACATGTTCTCTATTATCCCAAGCAGCAGAGCATATTCTGCGTGcatcaaagaaaatgctaaactgTCACAGCTATGCTTGATGCACTGCTACCTTTCCACCCCAAAGTCTTCACACCCTCACCTGTTTACCCCCACATCcacacatcctcaccacctgcttCTTTGTTTGATCATCAATAAGTAG